The DNA segment AAGCCAGAGATGGCGTTCAGCGATATTTCCGGACATTGGGCGGAAGCAAGCATCAAGAAAGCCGTAGTGGATGGAATCGTTGCAGGGTATCCGGACGGAAGCTTCAAGCCCAACCATCCGGTTACGCGCGCCGAATTTATAGTGATGCTGGCGGGCGCAATGAAATTGGACGGAGCAGGCGCGGCGCTTCATTTCCAAGATCAAGATCAGATTGGCTCCTGGGCCAAAGGTGCGGCAGCGCTTGCCGTGGAAGCGGGAATCGTCAGCGGGTACGAGGACGGCAGCTTCCGGCCCGATGCGAAGATTACCCGGGCGGAGATGGCATCGATGATAGCCCAGGCGTTGAAGGCGCGTGTTGACGCGAATGGGCAAACAGGCTTCGCCGATGACGAAGACATTCCGAACTGGGCGAAGGGCGCTGTGGAAGCGATCCGCAAGCTGGGCATTGTCAGCGGTCGAGGCGGCAACCAATTCGCGCCGAACGACACGGCCACGCGGGCGGAAGCGGTCGTCATGCTGCTTGGCATGCTGGAACAAAACTGATAAGTAATGGAGGAGGCTGCTCAACGAATGGGCAGCCTCTTTTTAACATGCAAAGCTTCGCATTCGTTATCGTCTGATCGAGTGAATTGGGCAAAAGCAAGTTTCTGAAATAAGGGGATTTTTTCTCGAAC comes from the Xylanibacillus composti genome and includes:
- a CDS encoding S-layer homology domain-containing protein, with amino-acid sequence KPEMAFSDISGHWAEASIKKAVVDGIVAGYPDGSFKPNHPVTRAEFIVMLAGAMKLDGAGAALHFQDQDQIGSWAKGAAALAVEAGIVSGYEDGSFRPDAKITRAEMASMIAQALKARVDANGQTGFADDEDIPNWAKGAVEAIRKLGIVSGRGGNQFAPNDTATRAEAVVMLLGMLEQN